In a genomic window of Leptolyngbya sp. FACHB-261:
- a CDS encoding MarR family winged helix-turn-helix transcriptional regulator: MASSHSLPDQQTIQGMASRYPEIDIPSIEACLVFLDTSTAFYDSVDSYLEAHNLSRGKFTLLMQLVEADKEGLLPSEFAERAGVTRASVTSLLDGLEREKLVTRQPHPVDRRMLTVHMTDKGRELMSRILPEHFVRIKAWMDNLSDREKKTFIKLLTKLRSGIPALQKL, from the coding sequence ATGGCGAGTTCTCATTCTCTTCCCGACCAGCAGACCATTCAAGGGATGGCAAGCCGTTACCCAGAAATCGATATTCCCTCCATTGAGGCTTGCCTAGTATTTCTGGATACTTCAACTGCCTTCTATGACTCAGTAGATAGCTATCTTGAAGCTCACAATCTATCCAGAGGAAAGTTCACACTGCTTATGCAGTTAGTCGAGGCAGATAAGGAGGGCCTACTACCCTCTGAGTTTGCTGAGCGGGCTGGCGTAACTCGTGCATCAGTGACGAGCTTACTAGATGGTCTAGAACGCGAGAAGTTAGTCACCCGCCAGCCTCACCCAGTGGATCGCAGAATGCTCACAGTCCACATGACTGACAAAGGACGAGAACTCATGAGCAGGATACTGCCTGAGCACTTTGTCCGGATCAAGGCATGGATGGATAATCTGAGCGACCGTGAAAAGAAAACCTTCATCAAACTCCTGACGAAACTACGTTCCGGCATTCCCGCATTACAAAAGTTATAG